AAGTTAGCGGAAACGACGGGGGGACTCTGGCAGCCGATTCCGGGCGGTTTCGGTAAGGCAACCACGCTTCCGAGCGATCGTGTCGCCAATGAGGCATTTATGAAGGTTTTCCGGGACATTGTCAAAGACATTCGCCGAAACGGGGGACGATTGCTTTTCAGTATGGAATCTCAATTCGAGGTGCTCCTCGAAGATGGCGATGTCCCTATAAAAAAGTTGCAACGTGAATTCAAGAAGAATGGGGTCTCTATAGCCGGTGCCGACAATCTGTTTGGAAGTTCTATGGTCTGGGAGAAACAGAAGGGGGATCTGTGGGTAATCACCGATTATACAAACGGTCGCATCTATACCATCCGCAAACAGGGGGATAAGCTGAACGTTTTCGCCGGTATCTATCCTGAAAGCTGGAATCTCTCGAACAGTCTCACGGCTATGACGCAAAAGCGTGGCAACAGATGGCTTATAAACGATTCGACCCGTCGTCGCATGTATACTATCCGAAATGAAAATAACCGCCTGAACATCTATGACGGGGCAGCACTCAGTGCATCTCCTGACAGCGCGGTAAGGGGATTTGAACCCGTCGTGGACATTGTGGTAATGCTCGATTACAGTCGGAGTATGGGGGGCAAATCCGAAGCGATTATGCTCGGTTTAAGCACGCTTATGGGTAGGTTAGACATTCTGCCAATTAAATATCGGATCGGACTGATCCGTTTCGCCGAAGCGAAGGATGCCATCAAAATCATCAACGGCGCGGTTGTGACGCAGATGCCGCTCAACGAATCCATGCTCGAAAGTTCCATGGAGGCTCCATTTGGCGGAGACGAGCATCTCATTGACGCTATTGTGGAAGGCGTGCCGAAAGTCAAATTCAGTCCGTATGCCAGCCGATTCCTGCTCATTCTGACAGATGAACCGACAACGGGAAAATATCCGCCCGAACGCGCACTCCGTCTCTGTCAGTCGTTAGGCATCCGTGCTTATGTTATTGGACATCCGGGCCCCACAGATTTTCAGAAAAAACTCGCGGAACAGACAGGTGGACGTTTTTTTACAATGCCGAAACACCTCAATAGAACCTACCCAAATCAATAATTTAAAAGGAGACGACATTACATGTCAACAACTTCTACAAGTACGCAACAACACCGAGAAATGGCAACTGAAGAGGGGCCCGTCGCAGTCGCGATCGTCACCGTGAGCGACACACGCACCCCTGAAACAGACAAAAACGCCGTATTCCTGCGCGAACAGCTCGCGGCAGAAGGAAACAGCGTCACCGCATACCAAATCATAAAAGACGAACCCGATCAAGTCGCTGAAGTATTGGATAAAATGGCGGAAAGCGATGCACAGGTTATCCTCTTCAACGGTGGCACGGGTATCGCCCCGCGCGACACCACTTTTGACATTCTCAATCGCAAATTGGAAAAGACGCTGCCCGGATTCGGCGAACTCTTTCGGATGTTTAGCTACGATCAGGTCGGTGCCGCGGCAATGCTCTCCCGAGCGACGGCGGGTGTCTACCGCGGAAAAGTCGTGATTTCCACACCCGGTTCGACTGCTGCTGTGCAATTGGCATGGGAAAAACTGATTGGACCCGAATTGCAACATCTGGCGTGGGAAGTCGGACGGTGACCCTATAACACCTCACGGGTGAACGTATACGCATGCCGCAACCACGAGGCGTAATAGATACCGTTCGCATAAAAGAAATAGAGCAGTTTCAACCCAACGACACCGATCAAACAGGCGAACAACACAGCGAGTAGGTTGTAATCCCACACGCCCATCTTCAAAGACCGGAGCGAGGTGCGTCGCGTCGCCATTTCTGGCGAGAATCCACGACTCTCAACGGATTCGCTGAGGTGTGTCGCGTGCCGGATGTTACCTGCCAAGATCGGACGGAAACTGTTGATAACCCCGCGGCAGGTCGCCAATAGATTGAGACGGAGATACCGGAACCCCCTTAACCTTTGCGAACGGAACACCGTCGCAGCCTCATTCGTAATCACAGGAA
This region of Candidatus Poribacteria bacterium genomic DNA includes:
- a CDS encoding molybdenum cofactor biosynthesis protein MoaB → MSTTSTSTQQHREMATEEGPVAVAIVTVSDTRTPETDKNAVFLREQLAAEGNSVTAYQIIKDEPDQVAEVLDKMAESDAQVILFNGGTGIAPRDTTFDILNRKLEKTLPGFGELFRMFSYDQVGAAAMLSRATAGVYRGKVVISTPGSTAAVQLAWEKLIGPELQHLAWEVGR